From the genome of Primulina eburnea isolate SZY01 chromosome 12, ASM2296580v1, whole genome shotgun sequence, one region includes:
- the LOC140808473 gene encoding probable disease resistance protein At4g27220 isoform X1, with product MADSWLNPLKEVAKLIDPEVLYPPVKRHFDYWWSFEGNVQGLREEMGRLERKRRKIEGNIEEARLRAEIPTTDVQNWSNEGSQKLEEATRILQGCDNLKLWNIIPRYSVGKNAKETAEGIAKLREEGNLLRIADPPPPAAMVPICRPPNLEFQSRKIMEEDIIKSLKDGNVRMIAICGAGGVGKTTMLRRIEDRVRKEFDEVVTVVVSQQSDELKIQKQIAEILGLGLSEETLVGRAHKLRTRLMDSKKKLIIFDDVWKSFEPEDIGVPYGGCKIILTSRLKDVCEKMEADKVIEVPVLDKEEAWTLFRQKSGDRADDLHLRPIAEEVAEECKGLPIALATVGKALKNRNTKTWKDALLQLRGANPSNFPQVLENVYMPLKLSYDFLETESEKSLFLLCCLFPEDCNIQIEDLALLSFGLGMFEGINNIEDGRNRTFHLLERLRSRFLLMTGSEEYEVKMHDVVRDVAIFIGSKEKQGFLNVSSMDSSRNCNWMSVDISIANAKLPVGLDFPNLRLLMILNSNYSKIPEGFDVNDICFKGMKELTVLYFPHQNFQSLPSSLEFLKKLRKLHLENGKVKDISIVGELASLEILQILWCVYVEELPANVGELKFLRLLELRNCLKLKRIVAGVISRLVGLEELKIVNCFNKWEAKGNVSEERNASLSELESLSNLICLEIDIFDPNLVAQEILLSKQLRRYRICASEYRYSFNVMKHERIITLQLPRDVTVGNWIRRLGKNTQSLALSGDGSNDFNLGEIESLRELVFHNRSTVEKLMNAIDCKLPMLEHLQLRDLGELEEIIDGTIPEGSNSFQNLESLTLRDLPKLGYLWESPNQNVSLVNLKSIVIRRCHNLRYLFSMATARSLVRLQRLEILSCDTIEQVLWNEMESNTEASIIEFPKLKTLELHFLPNLLAFTQGVEIIKFPQLKVLTIGKLPRLNSFVAIDSEPPHDHHSLHFFCNKKVEIIDLKTLNLWYMPDKISKIWCRHIPIIFFHNLERLSIYHVDGIRNLISSSIAKALVNLNTLDIDYCKEMIDVVEDETQVTVNSAFPNLKYLDINVNCKLRSFCQWKHVFELPSLVRVRITDCPLMKTFTLGSLSTPKLHQFDINGEHIKMKDLNSGIHHFISTKQNANEDENRVSTMRMRSMRTRNR from the exons ATGGCAGACTCTTGGTTAAATCCGCTTAAAGAAGTTGCAAAATTAATAGATCCTGAGGTCCTTTACCCTCCCGTCAAGCGCCATTTTGATTATTGGTGGAGCTTCGAAGGAAATGTTCAAGGCCTGAGGGAGGAAATGGGTCGTTTGGAAAGGAAAAGGCGCAAAATTGAGGGAAATATTGAAGAGGCTCGGCTTCGTGCCGAGATTCCTACGACTGATGTCCAAAATTGGTCAAATGAAGGCTCTCAGAAGCTTGAGGAGGCGACGAGGATTTTGCAAGGCTGCGATAATCTTAAGCTATGGAATATAATCCCGCGGTACTCGGTGGGAAAGAATGCCAAAGAAACAGCAGAAGGCATCGCAAAACTACGAGAAGAAGGAAATTTGCTTAGGATTGCTGATCCACCCCCTCCGGCAGCAATGGTACCTATCTGTCGTCCACCAAATTTGGAGTTTCAATCGAGAAAAATCATGGAGGAAGACATCATCAAGTCTTTGAAAGATGGCAACGTCCGCATGATAGCGATTTGCGGCGCGGGTGGTGTTGGGAAGACAACTATGTTGCGAAGAATCGAGGACAGGGTGAGAAAAGAATTTGATGAGGTTGTGACTGTAGTTGTCAGTCAACAAAGTGACGAGCTTAAAATTCAAAAGCAGATTGCAGAAATATTAGGTTTGGGTTTGAGCGAGGAGACTTTGGTTGGTAGAGCACATAAATTGCGCACCAGGCTAATGGATTCGAAGAAGAAACTCATAATATTTGATGATGTTTGGAAAAGCTTTGAGCCGGAGGATATAGGAGTTCCTTACGGAGGATGCAAAATTATATTGACATCTCGGCTCAAAGATGTATGTGAAAAAATGGAAGCCGATAAAGTTATTGAAGTACCAGTCTTAGACAAAGAAGAAGCTTGGACACTTTTTAGACAGAAATCTGGTGATCGCGCGGATGATTTACATTTGCGTCCCATAGCAGAAGAAGTCGCAGAAGAATGCAAAGGTTTGCCAATTGCGCTTGCAACCGTTGGTAAAGCTCTGAAAAATAGAAATACAAAGACCTGGAAAGATGCACTTTTACAACTGAGAGGAGCTAACCCATCGAATTTCCCGCAAGTTCTGGAAAATGTTTATATGCCTCTGAAACTGAGTTACGATTTCTTGGAAACTGAAAGTGAAAAGTCCCTTTTCCTGCTATGTTGCTTGTTTCCCGAAGATTGTAACATCCAGATTGAAGACTTGGCTTTGCTCAGCTTTGGGTTAGGCATGTTTGAGGGAATCAACAATATTGAAGATGGAAGAAACAGAACATTTCATTTATTGGAGAGGCTTAGAAGTCGTTTTTTATTGATGACTGGTAGTGAAGAATATGAGGTAAAAATGCATGATGTTGTTCGTGATGTTGCTATTTTCATTGGTTCAAAAGAAAAGCAAGGGTTTTTGAATGTGTCCTCAATGGATTCATCTCGCAATTGCAATTGGATGTCGGTGGACATTTCAATTGCCAATGCCAAGCTTCCTGTTGGGTTGGATTTTCCAAATCTTCGTCTCTTGATGATTCTGAATTCCAATTATTCAAAAATTCCCGAAGGATTTGATGTCAATGATATTTGTTTTAAAGGAATGAAGGAGCTGACAGTCTTGTATTTTCcacatcaaaattttcaatcacTTCCATCGTCTCTGGAATTTCTAAAAAAACTTAGAAAGTTGCACTTGGAAAATGGCAAGGTGAAAGACATATCAATTGTTGGAGAGTTGGCAAGTTTGGAAATTCTTCAAATCCTGTGGTGTGTGTATGTTGAAGAGTTACCAGCAAATGTTGGGGAATTGAAATTTCTAAGATTATTAGAATTGAGGAATTGCTTGAAACTCAAAAGAATAGTGGCTGGTGTCATATCAAGATTGGTTGGGTTGGAGGAATTGAAGATAGTTAATTGCTTTAACAAATGGGAAGCAAAGGGAAATGTAAGTGAAGAAAGGAATGCTAGTCTTTCAGAACTTGAGTCTCTCAGCAATTTGATTTGCTTGGAGATTGATATATTTGATCCCAACTTGGTTGCCCAAGAAATATTGCTTTCAAAGCAGTTGAGAAGATATCGAATATGTGCTTCTGAGTACCGATATTCATTTAATGTCATGAAGCATGAGAGAATAATCACGCTCCAATTACCGAGAGACGTGACAGTAGGAAATTGGATTCGGCGACTAGGAAAGAACACCCAGTCACTAGCATTAAGTGGAGATGGTTCAAACGATTTTAATCTAGGAGAGATTGAAAGCTTGAGGGAGCTCGTATTTCATAATCGTTCAACGGTGGAGAAATTGATGAATGCAATTGATTGCAAACTTCCCATGTTGGAGCACCTGCAGCTGAGAGATCTCGGAGAGTTGGAAGAGATAATTGATGGTACAATTCCAGAGGGATCCAATTCCTTCCAAAATCTAGAATCACTAACTCTTAGAGATCTTCCCAAGTTGGGATATTTGTGGGAGAGTCCAAATCAGAATGTTTCACTGGTCAACCTCAAATCCATAGTCATTCGCCGCTGTCACAATCTACGATATCTCTTCTCAATGGCAACAGCAAGGAGTCTTGTACGACTTCAACGCCTGGAAATACTTTCATGTGACACGATTGAACAAGTGTTGTGGAATGAAATGGAAAGCAACACAGAGGCTTCTATTATTGAGTTCCCAAAGTTGAAGACACTGGAACTGCACTTTCTGCCAAACCTTTTAGCTTTCACCCAAGGAGTTGAAATCATAAAATTTCCCCA GCTGAAAGTGTTGACGATTGGAAAATTGCCAAGGCTGAATAGTTTTGTGGCAATAGATTCAGAACCCCCCCACGACCATCATTCTCTTCATTTCTTTTGCAATAAAAAG GTTGAAATTATTGACCTAAAGACACTTAATCTATGGTACATGCCCGATAAAATAAGCAAGATATGGTGTCGTCACATCCCAATCATTTTCTTTCATAATCTTGAGAGACTGTCTATATATCATGTTGATGGCATCAGAAACTTAATATCATCTTCAATAGCAAAAGCTCTTGTTAATCTCAATACGCTAGATATAGACTATTGCAAAGAGATGATTGACGTGGTTGAGGATGAGACACAGGTAACTGTTAACTCTGCCTTTCCTAATCTGAAATATTTGGATATTAATGTCAATTGTAAGTTGAGAAGTTTTTGCCAATGGAAGCACGTATTTGAGTTACCGTCACTTGTCCGTGTTCGAATAACTGATTGCCCCCTTATGAAAACTTTCACTTTGGGATCGCTAAGTACGCCAAAATTACATCAGTTCGACATAAATGGCGAGCACATTAAAATGAAAGACTTGAACAGCGGCATACATCATTTCATAAGTACTAAG CAGAATGCAAACGAAGATGAGAACAGGGTGAGTAcaatgaggatgagaagtatGAGGACGAGAAACAGATAG
- the LOC140808473 gene encoding probable disease resistance protein At4g27220 isoform X3: MADSWLNPLKEVAKLIDPEVLYPPVKRHFDYWWSFEGNVQGLREEMGRLERKRRKIEGNIEEARLRAEIPTTDVQNWSNEGSQKLEEATRILQGCDNLKLWNIIPRYSVGKNAKETAEGIAKLREEGNLLRIADPPPPAAMVPICRPPNLEFQSRKIMEEDIIKSLKDGNVRMIAICGAGGVGKTTMLRRIEDRVRKEFDELKIQKQIAEILGLGLSEETLVGRAHKLRTRLMDSKKKLIIFDDVWKSFEPEDIGVPYGGCKIILTSRLKDVCEKMEADKVIEVPVLDKEEAWTLFRQKSGDRADDLHLRPIAEEVAEECKGLPIALATVGKALKNRNTKTWKDALLQLRGANPSNFPQVLENVYMPLKLSYDFLETESEKSLFLLCCLFPEDCNIQIEDLALLSFGLGMFEGINNIEDGRNRTFHLLERLRSRFLLMTGSEEYEVKMHDVVRDVAIFIGSKEKQGFLNVSSMDSSRNCNWMSVDISIANAKLPVGLDFPNLRLLMILNSNYSKIPEGFDVNDICFKGMKELTVLYFPHQNFQSLPSSLEFLKKLRKLHLENGKVKDISIVGELASLEILQILWCVYVEELPANVGELKFLRLLELRNCLKLKRIVAGVISRLVGLEELKIVNCFNKWEAKGNVSEERNASLSELESLSNLICLEIDIFDPNLVAQEILLSKQLRRYRICASEYRYSFNVMKHERIITLQLPRDVTVGNWIRRLGKNTQSLALSGDGSNDFNLGEIESLRELVFHNRSTVEKLMNAIDCKLPMLEHLQLRDLGELEEIIDGTIPEGSNSFQNLESLTLRDLPKLGYLWESPNQNVSLVNLKSIVIRRCHNLRYLFSMATARSLVRLQRLEILSCDTIEQVLWNEMESNTEASIIEFPKLKTLELHFLPNLLAFTQGVEIIKFPQLKVLTIGKLPRLNSFVAIDSEPPHDHHSLHFFCNKKVEIIDLKTLNLWYMPDKISKIWCRHIPIIFFHNLERLSIYHVDGIRNLISSSIAKALVNLNTLDIDYCKEMIDVVEDETQVTVNSAFPNLKYLDINVNCKLRSFCQWKHVFELPSLVRVRITDCPLMKTFTLGSLSTPKLHQFDINGEHIKMKDLNSGIHHFISTKQNANEDENRVSTMRMRSMRTRNR, from the exons ATGGCAGACTCTTGGTTAAATCCGCTTAAAGAAGTTGCAAAATTAATAGATCCTGAGGTCCTTTACCCTCCCGTCAAGCGCCATTTTGATTATTGGTGGAGCTTCGAAGGAAATGTTCAAGGCCTGAGGGAGGAAATGGGTCGTTTGGAAAGGAAAAGGCGCAAAATTGAGGGAAATATTGAAGAGGCTCGGCTTCGTGCCGAGATTCCTACGACTGATGTCCAAAATTGGTCAAATGAAGGCTCTCAGAAGCTTGAGGAGGCGACGAGGATTTTGCAAGGCTGCGATAATCTTAAGCTATGGAATATAATCCCGCGGTACTCGGTGGGAAAGAATGCCAAAGAAACAGCAGAAGGCATCGCAAAACTACGAGAAGAAGGAAATTTGCTTAGGATTGCTGATCCACCCCCTCCGGCAGCAATGGTACCTATCTGTCGTCCACCAAATTTGGAGTTTCAATCGAGAAAAATCATGGAGGAAGACATCATCAAGTCTTTGAAAGATGGCAACGTCCGCATGATAGCGATTTGCGGCGCGGGTGGTGTTGGGAAGACAACTATGTTGCGAAGAATCGAGGACAGGGTGAGAAAAGAATTTGATGAG CTTAAAATTCAAAAGCAGATTGCAGAAATATTAGGTTTGGGTTTGAGCGAGGAGACTTTGGTTGGTAGAGCACATAAATTGCGCACCAGGCTAATGGATTCGAAGAAGAAACTCATAATATTTGATGATGTTTGGAAAAGCTTTGAGCCGGAGGATATAGGAGTTCCTTACGGAGGATGCAAAATTATATTGACATCTCGGCTCAAAGATGTATGTGAAAAAATGGAAGCCGATAAAGTTATTGAAGTACCAGTCTTAGACAAAGAAGAAGCTTGGACACTTTTTAGACAGAAATCTGGTGATCGCGCGGATGATTTACATTTGCGTCCCATAGCAGAAGAAGTCGCAGAAGAATGCAAAGGTTTGCCAATTGCGCTTGCAACCGTTGGTAAAGCTCTGAAAAATAGAAATACAAAGACCTGGAAAGATGCACTTTTACAACTGAGAGGAGCTAACCCATCGAATTTCCCGCAAGTTCTGGAAAATGTTTATATGCCTCTGAAACTGAGTTACGATTTCTTGGAAACTGAAAGTGAAAAGTCCCTTTTCCTGCTATGTTGCTTGTTTCCCGAAGATTGTAACATCCAGATTGAAGACTTGGCTTTGCTCAGCTTTGGGTTAGGCATGTTTGAGGGAATCAACAATATTGAAGATGGAAGAAACAGAACATTTCATTTATTGGAGAGGCTTAGAAGTCGTTTTTTATTGATGACTGGTAGTGAAGAATATGAGGTAAAAATGCATGATGTTGTTCGTGATGTTGCTATTTTCATTGGTTCAAAAGAAAAGCAAGGGTTTTTGAATGTGTCCTCAATGGATTCATCTCGCAATTGCAATTGGATGTCGGTGGACATTTCAATTGCCAATGCCAAGCTTCCTGTTGGGTTGGATTTTCCAAATCTTCGTCTCTTGATGATTCTGAATTCCAATTATTCAAAAATTCCCGAAGGATTTGATGTCAATGATATTTGTTTTAAAGGAATGAAGGAGCTGACAGTCTTGTATTTTCcacatcaaaattttcaatcacTTCCATCGTCTCTGGAATTTCTAAAAAAACTTAGAAAGTTGCACTTGGAAAATGGCAAGGTGAAAGACATATCAATTGTTGGAGAGTTGGCAAGTTTGGAAATTCTTCAAATCCTGTGGTGTGTGTATGTTGAAGAGTTACCAGCAAATGTTGGGGAATTGAAATTTCTAAGATTATTAGAATTGAGGAATTGCTTGAAACTCAAAAGAATAGTGGCTGGTGTCATATCAAGATTGGTTGGGTTGGAGGAATTGAAGATAGTTAATTGCTTTAACAAATGGGAAGCAAAGGGAAATGTAAGTGAAGAAAGGAATGCTAGTCTTTCAGAACTTGAGTCTCTCAGCAATTTGATTTGCTTGGAGATTGATATATTTGATCCCAACTTGGTTGCCCAAGAAATATTGCTTTCAAAGCAGTTGAGAAGATATCGAATATGTGCTTCTGAGTACCGATATTCATTTAATGTCATGAAGCATGAGAGAATAATCACGCTCCAATTACCGAGAGACGTGACAGTAGGAAATTGGATTCGGCGACTAGGAAAGAACACCCAGTCACTAGCATTAAGTGGAGATGGTTCAAACGATTTTAATCTAGGAGAGATTGAAAGCTTGAGGGAGCTCGTATTTCATAATCGTTCAACGGTGGAGAAATTGATGAATGCAATTGATTGCAAACTTCCCATGTTGGAGCACCTGCAGCTGAGAGATCTCGGAGAGTTGGAAGAGATAATTGATGGTACAATTCCAGAGGGATCCAATTCCTTCCAAAATCTAGAATCACTAACTCTTAGAGATCTTCCCAAGTTGGGATATTTGTGGGAGAGTCCAAATCAGAATGTTTCACTGGTCAACCTCAAATCCATAGTCATTCGCCGCTGTCACAATCTACGATATCTCTTCTCAATGGCAACAGCAAGGAGTCTTGTACGACTTCAACGCCTGGAAATACTTTCATGTGACACGATTGAACAAGTGTTGTGGAATGAAATGGAAAGCAACACAGAGGCTTCTATTATTGAGTTCCCAAAGTTGAAGACACTGGAACTGCACTTTCTGCCAAACCTTTTAGCTTTCACCCAAGGAGTTGAAATCATAAAATTTCCCCA GCTGAAAGTGTTGACGATTGGAAAATTGCCAAGGCTGAATAGTTTTGTGGCAATAGATTCAGAACCCCCCCACGACCATCATTCTCTTCATTTCTTTTGCAATAAAAAG GTTGAAATTATTGACCTAAAGACACTTAATCTATGGTACATGCCCGATAAAATAAGCAAGATATGGTGTCGTCACATCCCAATCATTTTCTTTCATAATCTTGAGAGACTGTCTATATATCATGTTGATGGCATCAGAAACTTAATATCATCTTCAATAGCAAAAGCTCTTGTTAATCTCAATACGCTAGATATAGACTATTGCAAAGAGATGATTGACGTGGTTGAGGATGAGACACAGGTAACTGTTAACTCTGCCTTTCCTAATCTGAAATATTTGGATATTAATGTCAATTGTAAGTTGAGAAGTTTTTGCCAATGGAAGCACGTATTTGAGTTACCGTCACTTGTCCGTGTTCGAATAACTGATTGCCCCCTTATGAAAACTTTCACTTTGGGATCGCTAAGTACGCCAAAATTACATCAGTTCGACATAAATGGCGAGCACATTAAAATGAAAGACTTGAACAGCGGCATACATCATTTCATAAGTACTAAG CAGAATGCAAACGAAGATGAGAACAGGGTGAGTAcaatgaggatgagaagtatGAGGACGAGAAACAGATAG
- the LOC140808473 gene encoding probable disease resistance protein At4g27220 isoform X2, protein MADSWLNPLKEVAKLIDPEVLYPPVKRHFDYWWSFEGNVQGLREEMGRLERKRRKIEGNIEEARLRAEIPTTDVQNWSNEGSQKLEEATRILQGCDNLKLWNIIPRYSVGKNAKETAEGIAKLREEGNLLRIADPPPPAAMVPICRPPNLEFQSRKIMEEDIIKSLKDGNVRMIAICGAGGVGKTTMLRRIEDRVRKEFDEVVTVVVSQQSDELKIQKQIAEILGLGLSEETLVGRAHKLRTRLMDSKKKLIIFDDVWKSFEPEDIGVPYGGCKIILTSRLKDVCEKMEADKVIEVPVLDKEEAWTLFRQKSGDRADDLHLRPIAEEVAEECKGLPIALATVGKALKNRNTKTWKDALLQLRGANPSNFPQVLENVYMPLKLSYDFLETESEKSLFLLCCLFPEDCNIQIEDLALLSFGLGMFEGINNIEDGRNRTFHLLERLRSRFLLMTGSEEYEVKMHDVVRDVAIFIGSKEKQGFLNVSSMDSSRNCNWMSVDISIANAKLPVGLDFPNLRLLMILNSNYSKIPEGFDVNDICFKGMKELTVLYFPHQNFQSLPSSLEFLKKLRKLHLENGKVKDISIVGELASLEILQILWCVYVEELPANVGELKFLRLLELRNCLKLKRIVAGVISRLVGLEELKIVNCFNKWEAKGNVSEERNASLSELESLSNLICLEIDIFDPNLVAQEILLSKQLRRYRICASEYRYSFNVMKHERIITLQLPRDVTVGNWIRRLGKNTQSLALSGDGSNDFNLGEIESLRELVFHNRSTVEKLMNAIDCKLPMLEHLQLRDLGELEEIIDGTIPEGSNSFQNLESLTLRDLPKLGYLWESPNQNVSLVNLKSIVIRRCHNLRYLFSMATARSLVRLQRLEILSCDTIEQVLWNEMESNTEASIIEFPKLKTLELHFLPNLLAFTQGVEIIKFPQLKVLTIGKLPRLNSFVAIDSEPPHDHHSLHFFCNKKVEIIDLKTLNLWYMPDKISKIWCRHIPIIFFHNLERLSIYHVDGIRNLISSSIAKALVNLNTLDIDYCKEMIDVVEDETQVTVNSAFPNLKYLDINVNCKLRSFCQWKHVFELPSLVRVRITDCPLMKTFTLGSLSTPKLHQFDINGEHIKMKDLNSGIHHFISTKNANEDENRVSTMRMRSMRTRNR, encoded by the exons ATGGCAGACTCTTGGTTAAATCCGCTTAAAGAAGTTGCAAAATTAATAGATCCTGAGGTCCTTTACCCTCCCGTCAAGCGCCATTTTGATTATTGGTGGAGCTTCGAAGGAAATGTTCAAGGCCTGAGGGAGGAAATGGGTCGTTTGGAAAGGAAAAGGCGCAAAATTGAGGGAAATATTGAAGAGGCTCGGCTTCGTGCCGAGATTCCTACGACTGATGTCCAAAATTGGTCAAATGAAGGCTCTCAGAAGCTTGAGGAGGCGACGAGGATTTTGCAAGGCTGCGATAATCTTAAGCTATGGAATATAATCCCGCGGTACTCGGTGGGAAAGAATGCCAAAGAAACAGCAGAAGGCATCGCAAAACTACGAGAAGAAGGAAATTTGCTTAGGATTGCTGATCCACCCCCTCCGGCAGCAATGGTACCTATCTGTCGTCCACCAAATTTGGAGTTTCAATCGAGAAAAATCATGGAGGAAGACATCATCAAGTCTTTGAAAGATGGCAACGTCCGCATGATAGCGATTTGCGGCGCGGGTGGTGTTGGGAAGACAACTATGTTGCGAAGAATCGAGGACAGGGTGAGAAAAGAATTTGATGAGGTTGTGACTGTAGTTGTCAGTCAACAAAGTGACGAGCTTAAAATTCAAAAGCAGATTGCAGAAATATTAGGTTTGGGTTTGAGCGAGGAGACTTTGGTTGGTAGAGCACATAAATTGCGCACCAGGCTAATGGATTCGAAGAAGAAACTCATAATATTTGATGATGTTTGGAAAAGCTTTGAGCCGGAGGATATAGGAGTTCCTTACGGAGGATGCAAAATTATATTGACATCTCGGCTCAAAGATGTATGTGAAAAAATGGAAGCCGATAAAGTTATTGAAGTACCAGTCTTAGACAAAGAAGAAGCTTGGACACTTTTTAGACAGAAATCTGGTGATCGCGCGGATGATTTACATTTGCGTCCCATAGCAGAAGAAGTCGCAGAAGAATGCAAAGGTTTGCCAATTGCGCTTGCAACCGTTGGTAAAGCTCTGAAAAATAGAAATACAAAGACCTGGAAAGATGCACTTTTACAACTGAGAGGAGCTAACCCATCGAATTTCCCGCAAGTTCTGGAAAATGTTTATATGCCTCTGAAACTGAGTTACGATTTCTTGGAAACTGAAAGTGAAAAGTCCCTTTTCCTGCTATGTTGCTTGTTTCCCGAAGATTGTAACATCCAGATTGAAGACTTGGCTTTGCTCAGCTTTGGGTTAGGCATGTTTGAGGGAATCAACAATATTGAAGATGGAAGAAACAGAACATTTCATTTATTGGAGAGGCTTAGAAGTCGTTTTTTATTGATGACTGGTAGTGAAGAATATGAGGTAAAAATGCATGATGTTGTTCGTGATGTTGCTATTTTCATTGGTTCAAAAGAAAAGCAAGGGTTTTTGAATGTGTCCTCAATGGATTCATCTCGCAATTGCAATTGGATGTCGGTGGACATTTCAATTGCCAATGCCAAGCTTCCTGTTGGGTTGGATTTTCCAAATCTTCGTCTCTTGATGATTCTGAATTCCAATTATTCAAAAATTCCCGAAGGATTTGATGTCAATGATATTTGTTTTAAAGGAATGAAGGAGCTGACAGTCTTGTATTTTCcacatcaaaattttcaatcacTTCCATCGTCTCTGGAATTTCTAAAAAAACTTAGAAAGTTGCACTTGGAAAATGGCAAGGTGAAAGACATATCAATTGTTGGAGAGTTGGCAAGTTTGGAAATTCTTCAAATCCTGTGGTGTGTGTATGTTGAAGAGTTACCAGCAAATGTTGGGGAATTGAAATTTCTAAGATTATTAGAATTGAGGAATTGCTTGAAACTCAAAAGAATAGTGGCTGGTGTCATATCAAGATTGGTTGGGTTGGAGGAATTGAAGATAGTTAATTGCTTTAACAAATGGGAAGCAAAGGGAAATGTAAGTGAAGAAAGGAATGCTAGTCTTTCAGAACTTGAGTCTCTCAGCAATTTGATTTGCTTGGAGATTGATATATTTGATCCCAACTTGGTTGCCCAAGAAATATTGCTTTCAAAGCAGTTGAGAAGATATCGAATATGTGCTTCTGAGTACCGATATTCATTTAATGTCATGAAGCATGAGAGAATAATCACGCTCCAATTACCGAGAGACGTGACAGTAGGAAATTGGATTCGGCGACTAGGAAAGAACACCCAGTCACTAGCATTAAGTGGAGATGGTTCAAACGATTTTAATCTAGGAGAGATTGAAAGCTTGAGGGAGCTCGTATTTCATAATCGTTCAACGGTGGAGAAATTGATGAATGCAATTGATTGCAAACTTCCCATGTTGGAGCACCTGCAGCTGAGAGATCTCGGAGAGTTGGAAGAGATAATTGATGGTACAATTCCAGAGGGATCCAATTCCTTCCAAAATCTAGAATCACTAACTCTTAGAGATCTTCCCAAGTTGGGATATTTGTGGGAGAGTCCAAATCAGAATGTTTCACTGGTCAACCTCAAATCCATAGTCATTCGCCGCTGTCACAATCTACGATATCTCTTCTCAATGGCAACAGCAAGGAGTCTTGTACGACTTCAACGCCTGGAAATACTTTCATGTGACACGATTGAACAAGTGTTGTGGAATGAAATGGAAAGCAACACAGAGGCTTCTATTATTGAGTTCCCAAAGTTGAAGACACTGGAACTGCACTTTCTGCCAAACCTTTTAGCTTTCACCCAAGGAGTTGAAATCATAAAATTTCCCCA GCTGAAAGTGTTGACGATTGGAAAATTGCCAAGGCTGAATAGTTTTGTGGCAATAGATTCAGAACCCCCCCACGACCATCATTCTCTTCATTTCTTTTGCAATAAAAAG GTTGAAATTATTGACCTAAAGACACTTAATCTATGGTACATGCCCGATAAAATAAGCAAGATATGGTGTCGTCACATCCCAATCATTTTCTTTCATAATCTTGAGAGACTGTCTATATATCATGTTGATGGCATCAGAAACTTAATATCATCTTCAATAGCAAAAGCTCTTGTTAATCTCAATACGCTAGATATAGACTATTGCAAAGAGATGATTGACGTGGTTGAGGATGAGACACAGGTAACTGTTAACTCTGCCTTTCCTAATCTGAAATATTTGGATATTAATGTCAATTGTAAGTTGAGAAGTTTTTGCCAATGGAAGCACGTATTTGAGTTACCGTCACTTGTCCGTGTTCGAATAACTGATTGCCCCCTTATGAAAACTTTCACTTTGGGATCGCTAAGTACGCCAAAATTACATCAGTTCGACATAAATGGCGAGCACATTAAAATGAAAGACTTGAACAGCGGCATACATCATTTCATAAGTACTAAG AATGCAAACGAAGATGAGAACAGGGTGAGTAcaatgaggatgagaagtatGAGGACGAGAAACAGATAG